From a region of the Pontixanthobacter gangjinensis genome:
- a CDS encoding oligosaccharide flippase family protein: MTGQGNSLLRRGVKLASGPIARASMTSVIIRVAGLALTFIAMALAARMLGANGYGQASFALSVAQICATLALLGYNSMAIREVARRLKAGQIESLRQFARKAIVAVLVSSAFLSVAIVALVAINSDAIADYQAALLPAAFSIPLLAAIQLFRGITQGFGQTSNAQWPGDIVRPAILAIAMLVLILTGQTLLPPTFLTIYTMTALVAVGIGGFIVSRIFRNLAPSRSPESVGCQRGRENLSFFGLALVTVLFAEFATLMLGLFATAKEAGIFQPIVRLTPLMTIPVQAAAMRFSPRVAELWEGGEQDRLRAVTRVFTITTSLLTIMVALGIAILGPWILAAFGPEFISAAPLIWIVAAGQIFNALCGPIGHLLTMTGHARAALHCQLLGLCAAVTTGLWLIPSIGTLGAAFAVTAGIVVWNSALLLVARKKLGFNPSIIGALINR; encoded by the coding sequence ATGACCGGTCAGGGAAACAGTCTGCTGCGGCGCGGCGTTAAATTGGCATCTGGCCCGATTGCTCGCGCTTCGATGACGAGCGTTATTATCCGCGTGGCAGGACTTGCTTTGACGTTCATCGCCATGGCGCTCGCAGCGCGGATGCTTGGTGCCAATGGTTACGGTCAGGCCTCATTTGCCCTGTCGGTCGCCCAGATTTGCGCCACCCTTGCCCTGCTAGGCTATAATTCGATGGCGATCCGAGAAGTCGCAAGGCGATTGAAAGCTGGTCAGATCGAAAGTTTACGCCAGTTTGCGCGTAAGGCGATCGTAGCTGTGCTGGTTTCCTCAGCCTTTTTGAGCGTCGCTATCGTCGCACTCGTGGCCATCAATTCCGATGCGATTGCCGACTATCAGGCAGCCCTCCTACCGGCTGCTTTCTCAATTCCGCTCTTGGCCGCAATCCAATTGTTCCGCGGGATCACTCAAGGGTTCGGTCAGACATCAAATGCTCAATGGCCGGGCGATATCGTCCGGCCGGCGATTCTAGCGATTGCAATGCTCGTTCTGATCTTAACCGGTCAGACATTGTTACCGCCGACCTTCCTGACCATCTATACGATGACAGCCCTCGTGGCGGTGGGAATCGGCGGGTTTATTGTCTCGCGAATTTTTCGCAACCTGGCCCCTTCCCGGTCACCAGAATCGGTTGGATGCCAGCGAGGCCGAGAAAATCTGTCTTTCTTTGGGCTAGCACTGGTTACCGTTCTGTTCGCGGAGTTTGCGACTTTGATGCTCGGCTTGTTCGCGACGGCAAAGGAGGCGGGAATTTTCCAGCCGATTGTTCGCCTGACGCCGCTAATGACCATTCCAGTGCAGGCAGCGGCAATGCGTTTTTCGCCAAGGGTAGCGGAATTGTGGGAAGGCGGTGAGCAAGACCGGCTTCGAGCAGTTACGCGCGTTTTTACAATCACTACTTCGCTGCTGACGATTATGGTTGCTTTGGGTATCGCCATTTTGGGCCCTTGGATTCTTGCCGCATTTGGCCCCGAATTTATCAGCGCCGCGCCGCTGATCTGGATTGTCGCGGCGGGGCAAATATTCAACGCTTTATGCGGACCGATTGGGCATTTACTGACGATGACTGGCCACGCGCGCGCTGCATTGCACTGCCAGTTGCTGGGCCTTTGCGCGGCGGTGACGACCGGCCTTTGGCTGATCCCTTCGATTGGCACACTGGGCGCAGCTTTTGCCGTGACCGCAGGGATCGTGGTTTGGAATTCTGCGCTTCTTCTGGTTGCTCGAAAGAAGCTAGGATTCAATCCATCAATCATCGGCGCGTTAATTAATCGGTAG
- a CDS encoding glycosyltransferase family 4 protein, with the protein MQSASFLFVTRKWAPAMGGMETWSLKLAERLAAIHPIDVVALRGRANGMPPRALNLLWFPFTVMAHILRRKSAPETILLGDMALWPLAGLAALRSRKAKLLIAAHGTDVAYHRRGGIKGRLYGAYLRLGARLLGAAKVIANSRATAEVARETGWTNSVIVPLATEVCELETATVHNRKILFAGRLVIRKGCRWFVEEVLPLLPEGTILQIAGTGWDESEGAVLDHPQIEYLGCLDQQSLAQAYNQAMCVIIPNIKPENGEYEGFGLVAVEAAAAGGLVLAADHGGLRDAVIAGETGILLPIGDAEDWALKISEVSAWEHVRRQQFCRSAQAKVRQYYTWERVARDVLEAVGQSA; encoded by the coding sequence GTGCAATCTGCCTCTTTCTTGTTCGTCACCCGAAAATGGGCACCTGCGATGGGCGGGATGGAAACTTGGTCGCTCAAACTGGCTGAGCGGTTGGCCGCAATTCATCCGATTGACGTGGTGGCCTTACGCGGACGAGCCAATGGCATGCCGCCACGCGCTCTGAATTTACTGTGGTTTCCCTTCACGGTGATGGCGCATATCTTGCGGCGCAAATCAGCGCCGGAAACAATTCTACTAGGTGATATGGCGCTTTGGCCACTTGCCGGTCTGGCCGCATTGCGCAGTCGCAAAGCCAAACTGCTGATCGCGGCACATGGGACAGATGTTGCCTACCATCGCAGAGGAGGTATCAAAGGCCGGCTTTATGGTGCGTATTTGCGTCTCGGGGCGCGATTATTGGGGGCAGCCAAAGTCATTGCCAACTCTAGGGCCACCGCTGAAGTGGCGCGGGAAACGGGTTGGACAAATTCGGTGATAGTGCCGCTTGCCACCGAAGTTTGCGAGCTTGAAACGGCAACAGTTCATAACAGGAAAATCCTGTTTGCCGGTCGGCTCGTCATTCGCAAAGGATGCCGCTGGTTTGTTGAAGAAGTACTTCCGCTTTTGCCCGAAGGCACAATTTTGCAAATCGCAGGGACAGGTTGGGACGAAAGCGAAGGCGCGGTCTTGGACCATCCGCAAATCGAATATCTTGGATGCCTGGACCAGCAATCGCTTGCGCAGGCTTACAACCAAGCAATGTGTGTAATCATCCCGAATATTAAACCGGAAAATGGTGAATATGAAGGTTTTGGCCTAGTTGCGGTGGAAGCTGCAGCCGCAGGCGGACTGGTTCTTGCAGCCGACCATGGTGGACTTCGCGATGCGGTGATTGCTGGCGAAACAGGCATCTTGTTGCCAATCGGAGATGCTGAAGACTGGGCGCTGAAAATCAGTGAGGTGTCGGCTTGGGAACACGTCAGACGCCAGCAATTTTGCCGATCTGCTCAGGCCAAAGTGCGCCAATATTACACCTGGGAGCGCGTCGCACGCGACGTGCTTGAGGCCGTCGGGCAATCTGCATGA